TTTttgacattcatttgaaaaccactcatTTGTCATTGAATCTCTCCGATTCCTGGCGCAGTCTTTCATGTTGCATCACAATCCTCTGCCAAACAGAGAATGGTGGTTCTCTGAAAGGAGGCTGTGCTTGTTTATTTGTGCAGCTTGGCGCTTTGATAATAATTTCGTGACCTTTgcacctttttcctttttcccagTGGAAGTTTGATGAAGTGACTTCCATGTATTTCCTTCTCTGCAAGAAGAAAAGCAAGGGCCAATTACCAGAGCTACTTCCAAGATATTCCAAGTAAGTTCTTGTTACTTGGTATTGAGTTATGtaacgaaaaaaaggaaagtacGTACGCGAACAAAGAAACGATGTGAAATGCAATGGCAACCACAAAAAAGATTAATGACTGAGTTTATCTAGACGGAGACCTGACACTTtgtttataaatctactcgccATTTTGGACGTATTTACGAGAGATTTGCAAGGGCTGGCaaatttgttgttcttgttttggtttgtttgttgtggtcttttgttgttgtttattttttctttacctTCCATTTTCCCTCATGTTTCACCCCCCTAAACTCTTAACCCACTCGATCTTTTTTTGAAGGTCGCACACAAGAAAGAgtgttcacagcaaagaaaatGAGGTATGCCCCTCtttccctttttgttttcttccgtAGAAGATGGAAATCACGGTGCATTATGTATGAAAGTAAACCTGATAGCTCCACTTGTATCGCAGAGTTCACTGTTCAGGCCACTTTTTTTATGTCGCTTCTGCTTAAGTATCGTTCAGATTTCAGTATACGATTTCGTCAAGCATTGTGATGAGTAAttctcttgaatttttttagCATCCTAATGTATTTAGCTCGGAGAACACCGAATACATCCTTCGAACACCGAAAGCCTTACCTTACGTGGAGCATCAGTCAAGGAAAGCCATGGTAAATCATCAAGAGGAGAACATGCAACCCCCAACCAGGAGACCCAGAGCTGGGACGCTGCCTTACGATGCCGAGCCCACAACACCCAGCAGAAAAGCACCCACAGCGATGCCCCCACCGGTCGCACCCATTACCCCACGGGTTAGGAAAACTCCAGCTGCAAAAGGTAGAATGAAGAAATGGAGTTTCTTGTTTGCTTCTTTGAAAATTCAATTTTGGTGACATACAAgtgggaaaaaagaaagaacgtGATTTGCGACAATTTTTTTCATACCTGTGAACTAGCGGTGTGTTAGAGGAGAAGAGAAATGTACTGTTTGTAGGTCTCTGCGATACAAACAAAGCGCGCTGATTTAGGTTCTAGATTAACATTTTTGTATTCGAAACTGAAGTCATCTTTCTCAATGAATTAGAACTTTACTTTTTTATTGTAGGAGCTGCTGCTGATATCCCAACTTCGCATTCTGATTACGACTTTGGTTCCAATGATCTTACTCCGATGTCTCAAGCCAGACTGTGAGTTCTTTTGTGGGTTCATACTACAGTTAAAGCTACTATTCccgggctttttttttttcttcccaccGGTGGACACGTTAATGCACATCGCAACAGAGGCAATTGGTTTCGGTTTCAAAATTCATGTGTGTTTACACAGTGTGCAAATCCTTCTCAGGCCGATgacttcattaattttttgcccATGGTAGTCTCTAATAATTCATCTCCCATACGTTGTGTGAATGCAGGTCTTATCTCTGCCAAGTCTAgttatttggaaaattttactTTAAAACTTTAAACCCCATTTGGATCGCCTGACTGATACCCCTTGCAATACAGCCTTTGGTTAGGACGCGGTAACTCcggggaaatttttttttttttgtgataatGAGAAGTAAGACGTTCTTTACCGCCATTTCAGCTGGTCTCAATCTCTTGACACAAATCTCGACAAAGCCACGAGTAAACGGACACCATTTAGATCTCCTTTCACGCTTGGAAGAAAGCGATTTGGCTCTGTGGATACACCATCCAGCACAAGCAAGTGGAGTTCAAAGGTAACTGAATCGGTTGCAAAGCTTCGTATGATTGATTTTATGATTCATGCATCAACCCTAAAGAAAATACTGAACAGCAGACTGAACATATGTTAGACTATGGGTTCACCTCAAGAGCCACTGTatctatctgctgatagtcaacagttgtgaatagccaatgaaaatcggctattttgaacacgtgatgcttgtttgaCACCTCAtgcagtgcacatcacgcgcagtgtttgaaacctttgagtTGCTGATGtgaacacaataaaacattttttcctaaacttaaCTTAACATTGTTATGCagtgagactacgagtaaatttatactaaaacaattagactactctcCCTCGTTTTCTACtagcgatagtcaacgaggcgcagccgagttgactatctgctcgtagaaaactcgtgctcgtagtctaattgttaattaactgGATAGTTAGAGTGAACTGCATTCAGCCAATTGTAATTTGGTTTCCTTAAATGCTTGCTTAGGGTGAAACCCGATTTTTTGCGCTGGCGAGAGAGCGACGTGGGTTCATCCTTTTATCTTATGTTAGTTATCCTTTATCTAATGTTAGAGTATTATGGGTAGCATTGAAGATGGCTTGAACAGGATTGTGGAGGCGATTACACCGCGGGGACTGGGGAGCCATGGTCCAAGAAAGGTTAAggtaaatggaaaaaaatcgggCGAGTTGTGATTTTCGTAAAACAGCAGTGTTCAAGGAATTAATTTCGTTTCCTAAACATACACCTTGCGAGAAACAAGTCAACTAGAAGGCCTTTGGGTTATTTGTGTTTACCTATGTTCCACTTCAGGTGCATGTTTGGCATATCCTCTTGGTTTCATTCTCCTGTCCGCGGAGCCAAGAATAAGAAAAACATAATAGTGAAACATCTGATTTCTGTTTCGAGCAAGAAAGCCAAGAAATGTTATCTAAATTAAAAGGAAATACCTTAAGCTGTGGCTATCCTCATCCTTTGCCTTGCTGTCAATTTTCGCAAGACTGAGCTACAAACACTTGATTTAATGCAATACTAAGTTATTTCTTCTTTCCGTGGTGGAAATTATTGCCACGATATCTTAACGACTACATCCTGCGTTTTGTAAAACCTTTCAATAAACTCATGCTTTagccttttaaaaaaaaaaaattgcgcaaGGGCGTATCGTTTCGACCAGATTTCACTGCCTAGCATATTGCTCAAATTATGGCACCTTCTCGCCTTACCTTATTTATTCTTTGTTACAGGCTCTTTATAATGTATCTTCGACTTCGACCCGAAGCGCAGATGAGGTTTTGGACGAGATCAAACGTGTCTTGAAACTCGCAGACATCATGTTCAAGCAAAAAGGGTTCGTGGGTTAACAATATCTTCCTTTTACTCCCAGCAGAAAATCGTCTTTAAAGTTTGAACTTTTGAGAAGTAATGCCCAATCGTGGTTGAAAATGTTAGATCCTTGACGAAATTTTTGCATAGAAGTTGACATTGGAAAGCTATTTTCGTAGGGCTTTGAGGCGTTTGAGCACTGGCATCCTGAAATGTGTTAAATGGGTTTCATGCATGCTAAAAGTTAGTGAATTTCACGAATTGTCTTAGTACGTATGAACATAAACAATTTATGTATAACAACAAACCAAGCGCCAGTTTCAGgcttattttcactttgggATTACCTCATGTTAGAGTGTAGGAGACACGTTGGGACAGCATCATCACTTCATCATAAATAGTGATGTTGTAAATGGGACACCTCATGACGCTTGCACAAATCTGTGGGTATTTCTAACTAGCAATGGACACGAGACGTGTACAGCAAAAGCGTTGAAAGCTAACCATCAACGAAACCATTGTTTTCTCTTTATTCATAAAAGATCACtggtggtttttttttataGGTACACCCTCCGATGTAAGTCAATAGATGAGAGAGGAAAGGTTGTCCTTGACTTCGAAATGGAAGTCTGTTTGATCCCCAAAATGGAAATAATAGGTGTGTACTGGAAGTTGCTGTGTGTTTAATTATCCATTGAACACTTCTTTTTGTCTGAATCTAGAGCACTTAACGATTATATCATAGTTCAGTCAATGTGTGAATGTTCATATTACCTGCGGAAAGCCTTGAGCtcaagaataattattgaaacgTTAATGATAGTGGGGAGTTTGATCGCGCAAAATGCCAGGTGAGGTTGGGAAGTTTGAATTTGCCAAAACTTTGCTATACGTTTGAAAAGTGTGTCAGCTAGTGTACCTTGAATTCTTTACATAGCTTGAAGACGTTCACTTTCTTAGAAATCCCGTTCCAGCATATGACTTATTTACCGTTTATCTTCCTTTTAGGCATTCGCCGAAAGCGAATGAAGGGCGACACATGGGCGTACAAGAAAATATGTGAAGAGCTCTTGGCCGCCGCAAAACTTTAAATGTGCGCATGGAGATAGCTACCCCTTGAAGAATATAGCATGGTCTTGTTACAGATAATCAGTTGAAAATGGAACTCGTGAGTCCGTGCCTATGAGAGGGCTTTCGTTTCATACTGACGTGAAAGAGACCGGGGAATAGTACAATGGTACAAGCCTGTGTATAAAGGTTTTTACGTACCGGCACTTGCTGCACTTTCCTTTCATAAGCCTCGGCTGTCGTCAAGCTTCTTTTCTTTACTTGGTCTAGTTTTTAAGCGACGTGTGTTCGCTACTATCGCTGCACGACCAAATAATTACCCAAGACAACATTGATACTAAGTACTTTTCACTGTCTGCTCATCATACACAGCTAAATTGACCGTGTGTGCTCTGATCAACGCAGTTCAAAGCACAACCGGTTATAAGTATATTGCTGTTTTTCAAGGAtgcttctctttgttttcgAGATTGGCAAATCTGTCGTGAGCCTGTCCACAATTTATGATAGAAAGATAAAATATATCTCGGTTGATGACAGAAATTACACCTCGTGCCCTTCCCTACCTAAAATAGGAAAAGGAGAGGAATGGTGTCTGTtatagttgttgttttattaGCCAAACCGTTATGTTCGTAATGAAATGACCAGGCTGAATTTCTTAACTCCACTGGGTCGTTAGTTTTTATTTGAAGAACAAGCAGATATGAAACCATGTTATCATGGATGATCTCTTCTCCTTCGCCACAGAAATGATTCCTACCTTGAGACCCAAAGGAAAGGCGTTGGTGGTGACCAGGCTGAATTTCTTAACTCCAAGGGgccgttagtttttatttgaAGAACAAGCATATGAAACCACGTTATCATGGATGATCTCTTGTCCTTCGTCACAGAAATGATTCCTACCTTGAGACCCAAAGGAAAGGCGTTGGTGGGTGATGAATAGGGCTCGTAAAAATGTGAAAAtccttcaaaattaaaatagactCTTTCTCTTCCCAAAATCCCCACTCCTGGAGGGACGAACTGTAGTTATGGGGAATTATACTGCTGGACTGGTATCAGCCCAAACGGAATGAAAATTTGGGGTTTTATTATTccgtttgtttttcattttgaaccGTTATTCTTCTGTAAAATTTATCACGAGTATCGTACATTGCACGTTAATCCTCACAAAATAAGGTTGTACAGTATTGCGATGAATTTCAtccattaaataaaattaaacattgCGAGAACACTATAGATCTAGAGATCTGAGGAGGAAGCTTACGACAAGCTTGGTGAAGAGCATGATCCCCATTGTCAAAATTTCTGATAAGTAGCTGAAGTTAAAATCTTATTCCAAGTCTGCATCTGAGACAAGTGTTTCATCCAAACAGGCATCAAAAGAGGTCCAAGTTTCCTCATCGCCAACACAATCAAAATCAGAAGGCCTTTATATGGGGATGTGGTTATATATCTGCAGTGCATTTCCCCTGAAAACCAAAATCTCTCGGCAAACAAAGAGTTTAGGGAAAGGAAATCTGACAGAATGGAAACTCAATCCCCAATTGTTTGAGCGTTTAATCTTCCTCAGGAGCATTCCTTCGGTAGATCTATCTGCCTCCAGCGTGATTTACCAGCTGAAAACCTAATCCTCAAGCAATAGCTATGGATGCTTTCTTCCTAGACTGGAAGGAACAAAATATTATGGTTTTCCTCAAGTTCCACTTATCATTATGAACAGGCTCCTACAGAAAGTGAAACAGGACGCCCCAAGTTTGGTTCCTAAGACTATGACACCTCTTAATAGACCTTCCAGTTCTCACAAAGGGACCAAGGAGAAAGTACACCTTCAGAAAACACTTAAATGTCCTGCATGCGAGTTATCTGGAACTCCCCCACAGCCAGAGGCATTTCGGGAAACGCTCTCGGCGTCATATTGCAATCCTGGAGAGGGAGTACACAACCATTTACTCACCAACTTTATTTACCTCAAGAAATGGCTTTTGTTTCGCGGTTCGAGGGACTTGAATCCATGCGAAGCCACTCCCTTGCAGTCCCTAGACCTTATGACAGACCTTGAAGTAGAGTAAAGTAAAGCAAAGCAGCCTTATTTAACGTAgataactcgtaacagtaaCGACCGACACACCTGAGGTCTAAGGTGCCCTCATTTACCCCCCCCCCTATTCATCAGtactccgttttacgggtatttaaagctCCCGGGGGGTACTACTAGAAGATTTGGGTAGGGGTGTACGgcccgcttcccaaaacccttaccctagttatgaccaaaatctgcgattttccgtaccctatttatgacctggccaaaaatttgataccctatttatgacctgacccttATACAGTTACCGTAAACAATTTGTGTGGGGCTTTTATTGCTGGTCTCATTTAGCGTGCGTAGCAGGCGTTCAATGGAGGAGAGGAAGGCAAAGCGCAGGTGGAAGGAGGGGGACATAACAAAGAAGTAGCTTCTAAAATCAATACGAGTATACAAAagtcgataccctatttatggccaaaacggctgaaaaaccctaccctttgaGGCCgcacatacatatatatatagcccatataagggagtacccgCCCGGGTTAAAGCTATttaagctacacagaacggaGAGTAATCGA
This genomic stretch from Acropora muricata isolate sample 2 chromosome 5, ASM3666990v1, whole genome shotgun sequence harbors:
- the LOC136916049 gene encoding maternal embryonic leucine zipper kinase-like, which gives rise to MPSAAFPSQVVKHYELRETIGSGGFAKVKLAVHILTGEKVAIKVMNKKELGSDLPRVQREIDAMKNLSHQHVCQLYHVIQTDDYIFMVMEYAPGGELFDYIVAKDKLKEDEARGFFRQIVSAVAYIHERGYAHRDLKPENLLLDEDQNIKLIDFGLVAKPRGGMTDHLDTCCGSPAYAAPELISGFPYHGNEVDLWSMGVLLYALLCGFLPFDDDNTFKLYKLIQKGEYEVPEWLSPGTAKLLSQLLQTNPQRRATIKSLLNHDWVMKGYAAPVRWMSRIKKDKPDADVLLEMASYYDVHPDTMMKRLVEWKFDEVTSMYFLLCKKKSKGQLPELLPRYSKSHTRKSVHSKENEHPNVFSSENTEYILRTPKALPYVEHQSRKAMVNHQEENMQPPTRRPRAGTLPYDAEPTTPSRKAPTAMPPPVAPITPRVRKTPAAKGAAADIPTSHSDYDFGSNDLTPMSQARLWSQSLDTNLDKATSKRTPFRSPFTLGRKRFGSVDTPSSTSKWSSKSIMGSIEDGLNRIVEAITPRGLGSHGPRKVKALYNVSSTSTRSADEVLDEIKRVLKLADIMFKQKGYTLRCKSIDERGKVVLDFEMEVCLIPKMEIIGIRRKRMKGDTWAYKKICEELLAAAKL